The following is a genomic window from Bacillus sp. 2205SS5-2.
GAAGAATTCGGAATCGCTCTTTATGATGCCGATACACTAAACTTCCTTGGTTTTATCGAGCGAAAAAAGAAACTACAACATGGAATGCTCGAACAACAAATAAAGTTACCCCCTTCATTAAAAGGAAAAATGTTTTATACTGTCGCATATGTCCGGTATAAGCAACAAGAAGATCACGAACAGCGATTAATAAATTGGTATTAAACAAGAGAGACTCCAAGGATATTCGACACATTTCCTCGGGTCTCTTCTGGTTTTGAACATTTTGTGAACAATTAAAAGCTTCATTTTTAGAAGTAGACTTTTTGCCGACAATCAATTGACAACGAGTATACCCTATTGTATGCTTACAAAGGATATAAAATGACATAGTTTTCAGCGGTAGAACACGAATGGAAACGCTTTTCTCTATATTCATAGTGTAAACCATTTTATTCCTATAAAAGGGATGGTGAGGCGGGGAAATGCGTCAACCTAATCGACGTCCTTTGCAAGCAATGGCGTTATATTCGGCCATCCTGTCGGAATTAGTCGGAGGAATTTTAATGGGCATCTTCGCCGGAAGATGGACAGATCGTCAATTCGACACAGAACCACTTTTTTTAATCATCGGACTTCTCCTCGGTTTAGCAACTGGAACATATGCTATGACCCGAACAGTCCAACACTTCTACTCGGGAGATTCGTGAATTATGCCGGAATTACAACACATGTTTACAAGGCATCGCAAGTACATATTCTACCTGCTCTCCATCTCAGTCCTCGGTTGGGGATTTACCTCCTATCAATCTCTTTTTTTAGGGTTCATTCTCGGTGCATCATTTAGCCTATTAAACCATTGGCTAATGGTGAGAAGGATTGAAAGGTTTGGAAACGCAGTCGTGGAAGGTCGTAAAGTGCGATCGCTTGGTACCTTTTCGCGAATGGGGTCTGCGGTATTAGCGGTAATGATTTCTACTCGTTATCCCGAATATTTCCACCTCCTGAGCGTCATACTTGGATTAATGACAAGTTATCTTGTCGTTATGATAGATTATGCTATTATCTCAGTTTTCAAATCACATAAATAGCAGGGAAGAGAGGTGAATTTCATTGCATCATGAAGCACCGTTGTATCATTTAGATTTTTTCGGCATGACAACATTAACATTCAACTTAGGTAATGTACTAATGATTACCGTTGTATCCCTTATTGTTTTCTTACTCGCCGTACTGTCCACCCGTAATCTTTCTGTGACAAACCCGAATGGGATGCAGAACTTTATGGAATGGGTCATGGATTTTGTGAAAAACATTATCAAAAGCAATATGGACTGGAAAACCGGTGGGCGCTTCCACATCCTTGGCATCACGCTCATCATGTATATTTTTGTTTCCAATATGATTGGCCTTCCGTTTTCAGTCGTTATTGAAGGGGAGCTTTGGTGGAAATCACCAACTGCCGATCCAGTCGTAGCCTTGACTCTCGCAACAATGGTCGTTGGGTTAACGCACTATTATGCGATCAAAATGAAAGGTTTTGGTGAATATAGTAAAGATTTCGTTCGGCCAATGTGGTTCTTATTCCCCTTGAAAATCATTGAGGAATTTGCAAATACATTAACGCTTGGTCTTCGACTTTACGGTAATATTTACGCGGGCGAAATCCTTCTATCCTTACTAGTTGCAGGTTTAGCTGCGAATTTTGGTGGACATTTAGCCGCCATTATCCCAACGCTCGCTTGGCAAGGTTTCTCAATCTTTGTCGGCGGTATCCAATCATTTATCTTTGTTATGTTAACGATGGTTTATATGGCTCATAAAGTTAGTCAGGACCATTAATATAAACTTGTCCGTTTTCGGGCATCTCACTCGCAATAAAACAATTTTTTATACAATTTAAGGAGGAAAACAAGAATGGGTCTTATAGCAGCAGCAATTGCAATCGGTTTAGCAGCACTAGGTGCAGGTATTGGTAATGGTCTTATCGTTTCAAAAACAGTAGAAGGTATTGCACGTCAACCAGAAGCACGTGGAATGCTACAAACGACAATGTTCATCGGGGTAGCATTAGTTGAGGCGATTCCTATCATCGCCGTTGTTATCGCGTTCATGGTACAAGGTCAATAATTCCATTTTTCGTTCGATTATTAATGGCGAAGATCATTCCTAGAGAACCTTCGCCTTTGCTTTATGTCTTCAAATTAAAATTAGCGTAAGAAATAAATGTATAGCAGGTCTCTTGCTACCTAGTTAGCCAAGAGGATTGACTCTTGAAGGGAGTGAAACGAGCGTGTTTACGAACGCATTTGTTCTCGGAGAAGCAGCAACACATACTGAGTTTATCAATACTGGAGATATCATTTTCCAACTAGTGATGTTTATTATCCTGCTTGTCTTACTTCGCATCTTCGCTTGGGGTCCATTAATGGGCATCATGAAGCAACGTGAAGATTATATCGCAGGTGAAATTAAAGCGGCCGAAGCTAGCCGTACGGATGCAGAATTAAAATTAGAAGAGCATCGTACTCTTCTAAAACAAGCACGCCAAGAAGCACAAGGCTTCGTTGAAAGTGCTAAAAAACAAGGTGAGCAGCAACGTGAAGAAATTATCACAGCAGCTCGTACCGAATCAGGTCGTCTGAAAGAAGCAGCCAAAGTTGAAATTCAACAACAGAAAGAGCAAGCTGTTACAGCACTTAAAGAGCAAGTCGCTTCTTTATCTGTTCTAATTGCGTCGAAAGTTATTGAAAAAGAACTAACAGTTGCTGATCAAGAAAAGATTATCAACGACTATCTTAAAGAGGCAGGCGAAGAGCGATGAGCAAAGCCGTTGCCAAACGTTACGCCCTCGCTCTTTTTGAATTAGCGCAAAACAACAACCAAATCGATTCTGTGGAAGAAGAGATGGTGGCAGTGAAGAGTGTGTTCGAACAAAACGAGCCATTTCTTGAACTGTTACAATCACCAAAACTTTCAAGGGATGAAAAGAAAAGGTTGATGAATGAAGCGTTTAATTCAGCTTCACCAATCGTGTTAAACACACTGAAACTACTGATTGATCAAAAGCGTCAAGAACATGTTATCGCAGTAGCAGATCAATATATTCACTTAGCTAATGAAGCCAAAGGTGTAGCTGAAGCAACAGTTTACTCTACGAAACCTTTATCGGAAGTAGAAAAAATCGCTGTATCTGCAACCTTTGCACCAAAAGTTGGCAAGAAAACGTTAAAAATCGAAAATAAGATTGATTCGAATCTAATTGGCGGACTGAAACTGCGCATTGGTAACCGTATTTTCGACGGCAGCATCGCAGGAAAGTTGACTCGTTTAGAGCGTCAATTAATCAGTACACAATCGTAACCATAAGGGGTGAAATTCATGAGCATCAAAGCTGAAGAAATCAGCGCGCTGATAAAAAAGCAAATTGAAAGCTATCAGTCAGAAATTAAGGTAAGCGATGTGGGTACAGTTATCCAAGTTGGTGACGGTATCGCTCGTGCTCATGGCCTCGACAATGTCATGGCTGGAGAGCTTGTTGAATTTTCAAACGGTGTCATGGGAATGGCACTTAACTTAGAAGAAAACAACGTTGGTATCATCATTCTTGGACCTTTCGCAGATATTCGCGAAGGAGACGAAGTTCGTCGTACCGGAAGAATCATGGAAGTTCCAGTAGGGGAAGCTCTTATTGGCCGCGTTGTTAACTCACTAGGACAACCAGTCGATGGTCTAGGCCCAATCAACACAACTAAAACACGTCCAATCGAGAGTCAAGCTCCTGGTGTTATGGATCGTAAATCCGTACATGAGCCGCTTCAAACAGGAATCAAGGCAATTGACGCTTTAGTTCCAATTGGTCGTGGACAGCGTGAGTTAATTATCGGAGACCGTCAAACAGGTAAAACATCTGTTGCGATCGATGCGATTCTTAACCAAGCAGACCAAGATATGGTATGTATCTACGTTGCTATCGGACAAAAAGAGTCAACGGTTCGTAATGCCGTTGAAACGCTTCGTAAACACGGTGCATTAGATTACACAATCGTTGTAACAGCAGCCGCTTCTCAACCAGCTCCAATGCTATTTTTAGCACCTTATGCTGGGGTTACAATGGGTGAAGACTTCATGATCAATGGCAAGCATGTCCTTGTTGTCTATGATGACTTATCTAAACAAGCAGCCGCTTATCGTGAGCTCTCCCTATTACTTCGTCGTCCTCCAGGTCGTGAAGCTTATCCAGGGGATGTATTCTACCTTCACTCTCGTTTACTTGAACGTGCAGCGAAGCTAAGTGACGCAAGAGGTGCTGGTTCAATTACCGCTCTTCCGTTCGTTGAAACACAAGCAGGCGATATCTCTGCTTATATTCCAACAAACGTAATCTCGATCACTGATGGACAAATTTTCTTACAATCTGACCTTTTCTTCTCGGGTGTACGTCCAGCGATTAACGCAGGTTTATCTGTATCCCGTGTTGGTGGATCAGCTCAAATTAAAGCAATGAAAAAAGTTGCGGGTACGCTACGTCTTGACTTAGCCGCTTACCGGGAGCTTGAAGCATTTGCTCAATTTGGATCTGACCTAGATGCTGCGACTCGTGCAAAGCTTGAGCGCGGAGCACGTACAGTAGAAGTATTAAAACAAGACTTAAACAAGCCATTAAAAGTAGAAAAGCAAGTAGCGATTCTATATGCCTTAACGCGTGGCTTCTTAGATGATATTCCAGTAAATGATATTCGTCGTTTCGAAGCAGAAATGCTTAGCTGGTTAGATCACAACCATACAGAAGTGTTAGAAACCATTCGTACAACGAAAGGTCTTCCGGAAGACAGCGTCTTTAATGCAGCGATCACTGAATTCAAAAAGACATTTGCGATCACTGAGTAGTCAAACGGAAAAATACATGGATGATTTCTGTTCATGTAAATTGCGGACGTTATGTCCGTCTCCCCTCGAGGGAGTCTCTAACATTTTAAAAGGGTGGTGAGAACCAGTGGCATCGTTACGCGACATTAAATCTCGTATTACTTCAACGAAAAAAACAAGTCAAATTACGAAAGCCATGCAGATGGTGTCTGCGGCGAAATTGAACCGTGCGGAAGGAAATGCAAAAGCATTCGTTCCTTATATGGATAAAATTCAAGAAGTCGTAGCCTCAATTGCGCTTGGTAGTACAGACATCTCTCATCCGATGCTAGTCTCTCGCCCCGTCAAGAAAACCGGTTATTTGGTCATTACTTCTGACCGTGGACTGGCGGGTGCTTATAACAGTAACGTATTGAGAACGGTGAATAATACGATATCAGAACGTCACAAATCCAGCGATGATTTTGTTATCATCTGCGTCGGACGTGTGGGACGTGATTTCTTTACTAAACGTGGATATAACGTAGTGGAAGCGATTGTTGGTCTTCCCGATCAACCAAACTTTGCAGACATTATAGATATTGCTTCTAAAGCAGTCGGAATGTTCTCTGATGGAGCGTTTGACGAGTTGTATTTATACTACAACCACTTTGTCAGCGTTATTCAACAAGAAGTAACCGAAAAGAAAGTGTTACCACTTTCAGATATCTCTTCTTCTTCAAAGCTCACTTCGTATGAGTTCGAACCGTCTGGTGAAGAAATTTTAGAAGTGTTGCTTCCTCAGTATGCAGAGTCATTGATTTACGGAGCCTTACTTGATGGAAAAGCAAGTGAGCACGCCGCTCGTATGACAGCAATGAAGAGTGCAACCGATAATGCAAAAGACTTAATTGATAGCCTTACACTTTCATATAACCGTGCTCGTCAGGCTGCGATTACCCAAGAAATTACGGAAATCGTTGGTGGAGCAGCCGCGTTAGAATAGAGAATCGGAAGAATTCGTAGCGAGCTAGTCGCGACTAGGTCGTTACATTCTTTTAGTTTGCCGTCAAAAGCTAGTAGGAGGGAAAATGATGAACACAGGACACGTTCTTCAAATCATGGGTCCAGTTGTTGACGTAAAGTTCAAAAACGGTCAACTTCCTGATTTGTACAACGCACTTAAAGTTGTTACAGCCCAAACAGAAGCAGGAGTCAGCATTGATTTAACATTAGAAGTAGCCCTTCATTTAGGTGATGATACCGTTCGTACGATTGCGATGTCCTCAACGGACGGACTTACACGTGGGACTGACGTCTTAGATACTGGAGCACCAATTATGGTACCAGTAGGAGACATCACTCTTGGTCGTGTATTTAACGTACTTGGAGAAAATATTGACCTAGATGAGCCACTTGAAGCTGGTGTACGTCGTGATCCAATTCACCGACTAGCGCCAACCTTCGAAAAACTATCAACGGAAGTTGAAATTCTTGAAACAGGGATTAAAGTAGTCGATCTTCTAGCTCCTTATATTAAAGGTGGTAAAATCGGACTCTTCGGTGGTGCCGGTGTTGGTAAAACCGTTTTAATCCAGGAATTAATCAATAATATTGCCCAAGAACACGGCGGGATCTCGGTATTCGCAGGTGTTGGTGAGCGTACTCGTGAAGGAAATGACCTTTATCACGAGATGACCGATTCTGGTGTTATTAAGAAAACAGCCATGGTCTTCGGACAAATGAATGAGCCACCAGGAGCACGTATGCGTGTTGCTTTAACTGGTCTTACAATGGCTGAATATTTCCGTGATGAGCAAGGTCAAGATGTACTTCTTTTCATCGATAATATCTTCCGTTTCACACAAGCAGGATCTGAGGTATCTGCCCTTCTAGGACGTATGCCATCAGCCGTTGGTTATCAACCAACACTTGCTACTGAAATGGGTCAATTACAAGAGCGTATTACTTCAACTAATGTTGGTTCAGTTACATCTATCCAAGCGATTTACGTTCCTGCCGATGACTATACGGATCCGGCTCCAGCGACAACATTCGCTCACTTAGATGCAACAACCAACCTTGAGCGTAAGTTGACTGAAATGGGAATCTACCCAGCCGTTGATCCATTGGCGTCAACTTCCCGTGCCCTTTCTCCAGAGGTTGTTGGAGAAGAGCATTATTCAATTGCTCGTCAAGTACAGCAAACACTACAACGTTACAAAGAACTTCAAGATATCATCGCCATTCTTGGAATGGATGAACTTTCGGATGAAGATAAGCAAGTCGTTCACCGCGCCCGTCGCGTTCAATTCTTCTTATCACAAAACTTCCACGTGGCTGAGCAATTTACCGGCCAAAAAGGCTCTTACGTACAAGTAAAAGACACTGTGGCAGCATTCAAAGACATCCTTGCAGGTAAATACGACCATATTCCTGAAGATGCCTTCCGTTTAGTGGGCTCAATTGAGGCCGTACTTGAAGCAGCAAAGAAAATGGGCGTAGAAGTTTAATCTAGGGACCAGGAGGGAAAAAAATGAAGACCTTAAAAGTCAGTATTGTCACTCCCGATGGCCCAGTGTATGAATCTGATGTGGAAATGATCAGTACAAAAGCTCAAAGTGGAGAACTTGGTATTTTACCAGGGCATATTCCAATGGTCGCTCCCTTAGAAATCGGTGCTGTCCGTTTAAAAAATGGCGGTAACACTGAGCTTGTTGCTGTATCAGGTGGCTTCCTCGAAGTTCGTGCTGAACAGGTGACAATCCTAGCGCAAGCTGCGGAAAAAGCAGAGGGCATTGACCTCAAACGAGCTGAAGAAGCAAGAGTTCGTGCTGAACAACGCATGCAAGCTCAAAAAGACGACGTCGACTTTCAACGTGCGGAACTTGCACTAAAACGTGCCATGAACCGTATCAATGTTCGATCAAATGATTTTTAATTGAAACTTTTTAGGGCCTCAGCCGTCTAATAAGATGGCTGAGGCTTTTTTTAATGGATGTTTTCACAAGGCTCTCTTTTCATATGACCGTATATATAAAATCGCTTTCAAAATGGAGGGCTCCAACAAATAGTAAAGAAAGGCTGTTTTCACAAAAAATACGGCTTTTCGTATCAGTTAATCATCTGTGATATAGCTTTGTTTCGGGCATCATTTCGTCTGTTTTTTGATTGAGATCAACAGGGAAATAGAGAAATTAGTCAAAAATCAGATGAAATAGCCACAAGATATACGAAATAAGCCAAAAATAAAGAGCAGTGGCTTTAAGTACTTGAATTAATTTTCTGAGCAAAAACAGTGATGAGAAACATTGAATTAGTGTATCCGTTCGGTGACGAGTGCTGAAAAACGGAACGAAGAGTAAGGGAATTGTGTAGGATGTAATTGAAGGCAAGCAATGAAAGAAGGGCTGCCTGAAAATGAACGAATCACTCATATAAACAGGCTGTTTTCGCAAAGATTGTGACTTTTCGAATTAGTCCTCCCATCGTGATAAAGAATGACTTCGTGCATCTTTTCGCACCATTTAAATCCGAAATAAGGTAAAAAAGAGTGTTTCCATCCTTTTTTATATGTTACAGCAAACGGATTCTAACTAAAATCTCCCACAAAAGGGGATATTGGCATATTACAGCGAAATTAAATTTTCATACTAGATTTATTTGGTAGGAATGGTGTGCTAAAATACGAATTGTGGGTAATTTTGACGAAAAAAGGAGGCGGAAAAGTGGAAGCGTATTTCGGACAGCAAGCATTATTAAGTATGAGCATTCATCTAGTCTTTTTTGCGGTTTCCTTTTGGGCCTTGCAGGCGTTGAATTTCGAAAAATTTCTACGGACGAATCGTGTAGCACAAGCACGTTTGCTTTATATTCTCTTATCAATTGTCATTGGAACAACTGTAAGCGAATTTTTCTTGAATTACTTAAGTTGGGCGAGACAACTAAGTCATATCTTTTGATAAGACTTTTTCCGCATTCGTCTATCTTTGTACAGAAGCAATCCCAAACCTGTGGATTCCGTTCTTTGTGAAATGGAATAGGAATAATGACTACCGAAAGAGCGAAAAATAAAATAGAATGAACCCAACTATTTGAAAGGCCGTTTTCGCAAAGTTTATGGCTTTTCGAATCAGTTATCATCTATGAAAGCTTTGTTTCGGGTCTTTTTTCCGTCTATTTTGAACGAATTTCATGGAATATTGAAGTTAAAAGCAAGCGTGTAGACGAAAAGAGCCTTTCAAAAAGGAATTACCATAAATTACATGATTATTTCAAAAAGTATTCCTTTCCCCTCATTACGTTATTATGTATGATTGGATAGTGCTTGTGGGTAAATGTAGAAACTTGACGACTTTTACCAAGAATTCTTCCTTTCCTTCTGGAAATAATGTTATTAAGAGGAGAGGAATGTATCAAAAAAACTTAGAAACAATAAATTGATGTGTTATTTCGCTGAAATGTTTTATTTTA
Proteins encoded in this region:
- a CDS encoding AtpZ/AtpI family protein; translation: MRQPNRRPLQAMALYSAILSELVGGILMGIFAGRWTDRQFDTEPLFLIIGLLLGLATGTYAMTRTVQHFYSGDS
- a CDS encoding ATP synthase subunit I, which produces MPELQHMFTRHRKYIFYLLSISVLGWGFTSYQSLFLGFILGASFSLLNHWLMVRRIERFGNAVVEGRKVRSLGTFSRMGSAVLAVMISTRYPEYFHLLSVILGLMTSYLVVMIDYAIISVFKSHK
- the atpB gene encoding F0F1 ATP synthase subunit A; this encodes MHHEAPLYHLDFFGMTTLTFNLGNVLMITVVSLIVFLLAVLSTRNLSVTNPNGMQNFMEWVMDFVKNIIKSNMDWKTGGRFHILGITLIMYIFVSNMIGLPFSVVIEGELWWKSPTADPVVALTLATMVVGLTHYYAIKMKGFGEYSKDFVRPMWFLFPLKIIEEFANTLTLGLRLYGNIYAGEILLSLLVAGLAANFGGHLAAIIPTLAWQGFSIFVGGIQSFIFVMLTMVYMAHKVSQDH
- the atpE gene encoding F0F1 ATP synthase subunit C, with the protein product MGLIAAAIAIGLAALGAGIGNGLIVSKTVEGIARQPEARGMLQTTMFIGVALVEAIPIIAVVIAFMVQGQ
- the atpF gene encoding F0F1 ATP synthase subunit B, which codes for MFTNAFVLGEAATHTEFINTGDIIFQLVMFIILLVLLRIFAWGPLMGIMKQREDYIAGEIKAAEASRTDAELKLEEHRTLLKQARQEAQGFVESAKKQGEQQREEIITAARTESGRLKEAAKVEIQQQKEQAVTALKEQVASLSVLIASKVIEKELTVADQEKIINDYLKEAGEER
- a CDS encoding F0F1 ATP synthase subunit delta, whose amino-acid sequence is MSKAVAKRYALALFELAQNNNQIDSVEEEMVAVKSVFEQNEPFLELLQSPKLSRDEKKRLMNEAFNSASPIVLNTLKLLIDQKRQEHVIAVADQYIHLANEAKGVAEATVYSTKPLSEVEKIAVSATFAPKVGKKTLKIENKIDSNLIGGLKLRIGNRIFDGSIAGKLTRLERQLISTQS
- the atpA gene encoding F0F1 ATP synthase subunit alpha, which translates into the protein MSIKAEEISALIKKQIESYQSEIKVSDVGTVIQVGDGIARAHGLDNVMAGELVEFSNGVMGMALNLEENNVGIIILGPFADIREGDEVRRTGRIMEVPVGEALIGRVVNSLGQPVDGLGPINTTKTRPIESQAPGVMDRKSVHEPLQTGIKAIDALVPIGRGQRELIIGDRQTGKTSVAIDAILNQADQDMVCIYVAIGQKESTVRNAVETLRKHGALDYTIVVTAAASQPAPMLFLAPYAGVTMGEDFMINGKHVLVVYDDLSKQAAAYRELSLLLRRPPGREAYPGDVFYLHSRLLERAAKLSDARGAGSITALPFVETQAGDISAYIPTNVISITDGQIFLQSDLFFSGVRPAINAGLSVSRVGGSAQIKAMKKVAGTLRLDLAAYRELEAFAQFGSDLDAATRAKLERGARTVEVLKQDLNKPLKVEKQVAILYALTRGFLDDIPVNDIRRFEAEMLSWLDHNHTEVLETIRTTKGLPEDSVFNAAITEFKKTFAITE
- a CDS encoding F0F1 ATP synthase subunit gamma, whose amino-acid sequence is MASLRDIKSRITSTKKTSQITKAMQMVSAAKLNRAEGNAKAFVPYMDKIQEVVASIALGSTDISHPMLVSRPVKKTGYLVITSDRGLAGAYNSNVLRTVNNTISERHKSSDDFVIICVGRVGRDFFTKRGYNVVEAIVGLPDQPNFADIIDIASKAVGMFSDGAFDELYLYYNHFVSVIQQEVTEKKVLPLSDISSSSKLTSYEFEPSGEEILEVLLPQYAESLIYGALLDGKASEHAARMTAMKSATDNAKDLIDSLTLSYNRARQAAITQEITEIVGGAAALE
- the atpD gene encoding F0F1 ATP synthase subunit beta, with the protein product MNTGHVLQIMGPVVDVKFKNGQLPDLYNALKVVTAQTEAGVSIDLTLEVALHLGDDTVRTIAMSSTDGLTRGTDVLDTGAPIMVPVGDITLGRVFNVLGENIDLDEPLEAGVRRDPIHRLAPTFEKLSTEVEILETGIKVVDLLAPYIKGGKIGLFGGAGVGKTVLIQELINNIAQEHGGISVFAGVGERTREGNDLYHEMTDSGVIKKTAMVFGQMNEPPGARMRVALTGLTMAEYFRDEQGQDVLLFIDNIFRFTQAGSEVSALLGRMPSAVGYQPTLATEMGQLQERITSTNVGSVTSIQAIYVPADDYTDPAPATTFAHLDATTNLERKLTEMGIYPAVDPLASTSRALSPEVVGEEHYSIARQVQQTLQRYKELQDIIAILGMDELSDEDKQVVHRARRVQFFLSQNFHVAEQFTGQKGSYVQVKDTVAAFKDILAGKYDHIPEDAFRLVGSIEAVLEAAKKMGVEV
- a CDS encoding F0F1 ATP synthase subunit epsilon, with protein sequence MKTLKVSIVTPDGPVYESDVEMISTKAQSGELGILPGHIPMVAPLEIGAVRLKNGGNTELVAVSGGFLEVRAEQVTILAQAAEKAEGIDLKRAEEARVRAEQRMQAQKDDVDFQRAELALKRAMNRINVRSNDF
- a CDS encoding DUF1146 family protein yields the protein MEAYFGQQALLSMSIHLVFFAVSFWALQALNFEKFLRTNRVAQARLLYILLSIVIGTTVSEFFLNYLSWARQLSHIF